In Lactobacillus xylocopicola, the genomic stretch GTGCCATTATCGGCACTCTTGTTCTTGCTCGAACACGCGGTTGCCATCATTGCTACCAAGAAGACAGCCAGACCAGCTAATACTTTTCTGAATTTTTTCATCATGCCCTCCAGACATAAAAAAAGACTTTAGATAGAAACACAAACGTGAATTATCCCAAGTCTTTCAACAACATTTTTATTTAAAAAACGAACAATACCAATATTTTCGAGGAAGCGAAAAGCCTGCTTGATAAAAAGCACAATGAACGCTTCAAATCGCTCGTACTTCTGCATAGCCTTCACTTCCCTTCAATATCTGTACTTATTCTATCAAAATAATAGCAGAAATGTTTTGTTTAGAAAAGGGAATCAGGTAGAAAAATTATTTTTTTAGAAAATCAACTAATTACAATATTATTTTCTAATTGCTGATACGATCTTATTGTATTTGCGGATAATGTCATAGTCACTGTCTTTGGCTCTAACATAGCCCTCATGGGTGTAGACTTTTTCAATAATTGCCTTGCCCTCTTTGGACTTACCAATCGCAATAAAGGCCTTAGCCAACTTTTGCCGAAAGGCCTTTGACATGCTCGGCACAACTGAAATAGTGTCATTGGGAATCTGCTTAGTAAAGTAGATTGGCACCACTTTATTCATTATTCCAGGAATATCTTCCTTCACGTTGTTACGTGCGTCTTCAAAGGTAAAGGCGGCATCTGTGTCCCCATTGAGAACATTGATGACGGCTTGATCAGCTCCCTTAACTGTAACCACCTTACAACTCTTAGGAATATCCAGACCGCGTTGCTTTAGTTCAGCAACCGGGAAGACGTAGCCGGAATCTGAAGTAACATCAGCCACCGAAATCGACTTCCCTTTCAGATCCTGCCAGCGCTTGATGGCCGAGCCCCGTTTTACCAAGATCTCACCGCGATAAGAATTAACCAGTTTTTTAGTGGCCTGGCCACCTGGTTGCTTGATCCCGTAACGAACAGCTTGTAGCAGCAGGTCTGCAGCACCCTGCTGGTGGGCCATGATGTAACCATCTGATGGTAAAAAGCCCACGTCCACTTGCTTGGACTTCATCGCTTCAACCAAGCCATTATAGTCAGTTGACATAGAAATGTGGACCGGAATTCCTAGCCGTTTAGAGAGCAATTTCTCTAGAGGCTTAGCCCGGTCTTCAAGTTTATTGGCACCAACGCTAGGGACAAATTGCACCTTGAGCTCTTTAGGTGTGGCATTATCGGCAGTTGATGACGGCTTTTTGGTTGAGCAGGCCACAGTCCCCACTGCTACTAGCAATACCATCAACGTTAACCAAACTTTTTTGATCTTAGACATTTTCTCTTCTACTCCTTCTATAAAAATTTCAAAATTCGCACATTAAAGAAAGCACCCGCTTCCTTTATCATCCGCAAATAAAACGTTCATTACACGATTATATTAGCACGATTATTCGGATTATTACACAGATATGCCTAAAAATATTATTTAAAAAAGACGAAAACGAATAAATAACGAACATTATCAAAAGAAAAGAGCACCCCGACTAGCTCTGGGTGCTCTTTAAGTAAAGTCAAGCTTACTTGACTAGTTTATTGTCCATATCAGTTCTTACAATCAAAACATCGGCTAGAGCGTGTTGGTTGACATACGCTGTTACCGAACCCATCAACATTCTTTCAACTACATTTAGGCCAGTTGCGCCCATAATAATCAGGTTGTTGTGATGATCCTTGATGAAGTCACGGGAAATAACCGCCTTGGGACTACCATAACGGACATGGTAGTCAATGTCATCAAAGTTAAAGTTGTTATAGGCCCAGTCTTTCAGACTCTTCAAGTATTTGCTAGCATCTTCCGTCATTTGATAAACCGTGTCACTCGTAATCAGCGTATCTTGCATTTTTCCCAAAAAATGTCTAGTATCAATCACATTCAAAATATCAATATGAGCATTTTCCCCCATTGCAATTTTGACTGCTTTGTCAAAAGATCTTTCCGCTGATTCAGAGCCATCAACGGGAACTAAAATTTTATCTTTTTTCATAACTTTTGTCCTCACTCAACTAGATAATACCGACCTTTTACTGTTAATTTTACCATATTAATGGAAGCAGTTACTTTTTAAATAATTGTTTACACTTTAATTTATTGCTAAAATGTTTCTTACAAACAAAGTCAAATGGTAAAAAGGTGGGAGAATTAATGACCAAAAAACTAACCAATCAATTAATCGGTGTAAAAAGCGGCCGCAATTTTCGTGAATTAGGCGGCTACCAAACAAAAGATGGCAAAACTATCAAGATGCATAAGTTGCTCCGAACAGCCAATTTAGCGACTCTTGATCAGGCTGACCTCAAGTTTTTACACGATTATGGTGTCAAATATATTGTTGACTTTAGAAGTACAGCGGAAGTCGAACATGAACCTGATTTGGTTCCCGCAGGGGCCTTCTATAACTTCGATCCTGTCTTCAGTGAAGACCTGACGGACGCTTCTAAGGGCATCGATGAGATCATTAACCAAGAAGAAAAAGATCCCAAAGCCGGT encodes the following:
- a CDS encoding phosphate/phosphite/phosphonate ABC transporter substrate-binding protein, whose protein sequence is MSKIKKVWLTLMVLLVAVGTVACSTKKPSSTADNATPKELKVQFVPSVGANKLEDRAKPLEKLLSKRLGIPVHISMSTDYNGLVEAMKSKQVDVGFLPSDGYIMAHQQGAADLLLQAVRYGIKQPGGQATKKLVNSYRGEILVKRGSAIKRWQDLKGKSISVADVTSDSGYVFPVAELKQRGLDIPKSCKVVTVKGADQAVINVLNGDTDAAFTFEDARNNVKEDIPGIMNKVVPIYFTKQIPNDTISVVPSMSKAFRQKLAKAFIAIGKSKEGKAIIEKVYTHEGYVRAKDSDYDIIRKYNKIVSAIRK
- a CDS encoding universal stress protein, with the translated sequence MKKDKILVPVDGSESAERSFDKAVKIAMGENAHIDILNVIDTRHFLGKMQDTLITSDTVYQMTEDASKYLKSLKDWAYNNFNFDDIDYHVRYGSPKAVISRDFIKDHHNNLIIMGATGLNVVERMLMGSVTAYVNQHALADVLIVRTDMDNKLVK